The sequence TCGCTAAATCGGCGCTGGCGTCGAACTAGCTCACGAGATCTCGCGGGGCAGCTTCCACTCCGGCCGCGGCTCGCAGACCTCGGCCTGCTCCACCCGCGCAACATGATATCCCTGGGGCAGAATCCGGCCGCCTTCCTCGTCCGCGACGGGAACGTCGGTCACCAGTCCTTCGATCAAGGCGGCTTCCCACACCTCCTTCTCGGAAGGAAATGGACTGCCGATCTGCTTGTTGCCTTCGAACAGCGCGTACATCGGTTCCGGTCCTCCCGTTGACCAAGCTCACGAGCAACGTATCGACCGCACCGACGTTCCCCTTCGGCAGACGCGGCTTCCACCATTGGCAAGCCTCCTCGGCGATGGCACGGGTATTAAGGGATGTCAGGTGAATGGCGCGCGTTCTGATCGGAACCTCCGGCTGGCACTACGCCTCCTGGCGCGGCCCGTTCTTCCCCGATGGCCTGCCGCTGAAGCAGCAGCTCGGCTATTACGCCAGCCAGTTCGACACGACCGAGCTGAACGGCGTGTTCTATCGCACGCCGACGCCCGACGCAGTGAAAGGGTGGCGCGAGCAGACCGGCCGCGATTTCGTCTTCGCCTGGAAGGCGTCCAAATTCATCACACACTGGAAGCGCCTGTCCGACCGCTCCGTCAATAGCCTCGAACTGCTGGAGGATCGCATCTCACTGCTGCGCGGCAAGATCGGCCCGATCCTGTTTCAATTGCCGCCGCAATTCGAGGCCAATCCCGACCGCCTCGCCTCCTTCTTCAAGCTGCTGTCGCGCAAGCGCCGCTACAGCTTCGAGTTCCGTCATCCGAGCTGGTATCAGCCGCGCATTCTCCGAATGCTGTCGGACGAAAACATCTCACTGTGCCTGTCGGACCATCACGATGCACCGGCACCATGGACGCGCACGGCGGACTTCGTCTATGTGCGCGGCCACGGGCCGGGCGGGCGCTATCACGGGCACTATGCCAAGCCCGCGCTGACGCAATGGACCCGCCGCATCAAGTCCTGGAAGCGGCAGGGCTGCGACGTCTATGTCTATTTCGACAACGACCAGAAGAGCGCGGCACCGGCCGATGCGCTGAAGCTCAAGGCCCTGCTTTGAAGCGGAAGCTACGGCCCCCCGGCGACCGACCCTGCAATCACCATGGCAAGCTCGGCGAGATCGATCTTTCCGTTGACGACCAGCTCTTCGGCGGAGCCTTCGACTTTCAGCGATTGGACTTTCAGCGATTGGACTTTCAGCGATTGCGGCCGGTTGGCGGCCTGGCGCTGAAGCTCGCCGACGATGGCTTCCTTGAGTTTCTCTTCCAGCATTTGCTGTCCTTTCAATCATTTCGGAGTTGTGATTCCCGAGGCCGGCACCGGCTCGACGAACTCTCCTCCTCGACAGATTGTGGTCATCCGACCAACCCGAGGCGCGAAGCGCGGTTCCCGCGGATCGGCCCTCGCATGGCGCTACGCCGGAACCGAAATGGTGATTCGCAGGTTCAGGAAGGACTTGAAGGAGGATCATCAATGGCGAAAGCAGCATGGAAGCGGCCGGGATCACCGATCGGCCGCAAAGGCCCACGCAAGGCAAATCCCGCCTACAAGCGCCGCTCGCGTCAGCCGTGGACGCCTGCGGATGTGAGCAAGCTGAAGCAGCTTGCGAAGGGCAATACGCCGACGGGCGTCATGAGCATCAAGCTTCAGCGTCCGGTCGCGGCGATCCGCAGCAAGGCGCAGCGCGAAGGGATTTCGCTGCGGCCCGTCAACCGCTCGCCTTACAACCGGCGAACGAAAGCTGCGAAGCGGCGTTGATCCCAACGCGCCGAGCGGCACCGCTTCCTATTCCCGCCAGAACTCTGCGAGCTCTTCCGCGGTCACAAGATCCACCTGGCCGTGAAAGCGGGTGCGGTACATCGTCATGAGCGCGTCATGGCCGACATCGGACGAGCTGCACAGCGCGTCCTCGACGATGACAACCCG comes from Bradyrhizobium diazoefficiens and encodes:
- a CDS encoding DUF72 domain-containing protein, which translates into the protein MARVLIGTSGWHYASWRGPFFPDGLPLKQQLGYYASQFDTTELNGVFYRTPTPDAVKGWREQTGRDFVFAWKASKFITHWKRLSDRSVNSLELLEDRISLLRGKIGPILFQLPPQFEANPDRLASFFKLLSRKRRYSFEFRHPSWYQPRILRMLSDENISLCLSDHHDAPAPWTRTADFVYVRGHGPGGRYHGHYAKPALTQWTRRIKSWKRQGCDVYVYFDNDQKSAAPADALKLKALL